Proteins from a genomic interval of Streptococcus sp. D7B5:
- the der gene encoding ribosome biogenesis GTPase Der, protein MALPTIAIVGRPNVGKSTLFNRIAGERISIVEDVEGVTRDRIYATGEWLNRSFSMIDTGGIDDVDAPFMEQIKHQAEIAMEEADVIVFVVSGKEGITDADEYVARKLYKTHKPVILAVNKVDNPEMRNDIFDFYALGLGEPLPISSVHGIGTGDVLDAIVENLPHEVEEENPDVIKFSLIGRPNVGKSSLINAILGEDRVIASPVAGTTRDAIDTHFTDTDGQEFTMIDTAGMRKSGKVYENTEKYSVMRAMRAIDRSDVVLMVLNAEEGIREYDKRIAGFAHEAGKGMIIVVNKWDTLEKDNHTMKKWEEDIREQFQYLPYAPIVFVSALTKQRLHKLPEMIKQISESQNTRIPSAVLNDVIMDAIAINPTPTDKGKRLKIFYATQVATKPPTFVIFVNEEELMHFSYLRFLENQIRKAFVFEGTPIHLIARKRK, encoded by the coding sequence ATGGCCTTACCAACTATTGCCATTGTGGGACGTCCCAATGTTGGGAAATCAACCCTATTTAATCGGATCGCTGGTGAGCGGATCTCAATCGTAGAAGATGTCGAGGGTGTGACACGTGACCGTATCTATGCAACGGGTGAGTGGCTCAATCGTTCCTTTAGTATGATTGATACTGGAGGGATTGACGACGTCGATGCTCCCTTCATGGAGCAAATCAAGCACCAGGCAGAAATCGCTATGGAAGAAGCGGATGTCATCGTTTTTGTGGTGTCTGGTAAAGAAGGGATTACAGATGCGGACGAGTACGTAGCTCGCAAACTCTATAAAACCCATAAACCTGTTATCCTTGCCGTTAACAAGGTTGACAACCCAGAAATGCGAAATGATATTTTTGATTTCTATGCGCTAGGATTGGGCGAACCGCTGCCAATTTCGTCTGTCCACGGTATCGGTACGGGTGATGTGCTGGATGCCATTGTGGAAAATCTACCACACGAAGTTGAAGAAGAAAATCCAGACGTGATTAAATTTAGCTTGATTGGCCGTCCTAACGTTGGAAAATCAAGTTTGATTAACGCTATTTTGGGAGAAGACCGCGTGATTGCTAGTCCAGTAGCTGGAACAACGCGCGATGCCATTGATACTCATTTTACAGATACGGATGGACAAGAGTTTACCATGATTGATACAGCTGGTATGCGTAAGTCTGGTAAAGTCTATGAAAATACGGAGAAATACTCTGTCATGCGTGCCATGCGTGCTATTGACCGTTCTGACGTGGTCTTGATGGTCCTCAATGCCGAAGAAGGTATTCGCGAGTACGACAAGCGTATCGCAGGTTTTGCCCACGAAGCCGGTAAAGGGATGATTATCGTGGTCAACAAGTGGGATACCCTTGAGAAAGACAACCACACCATGAAGAAATGGGAAGAGGATATCCGTGAGCAGTTCCAATATCTGCCTTATGCGCCGATTGTCTTTGTATCCGCTCTTACCAAGCAACGTCTCCACAAATTGCCTGAGATGATCAAGCAAATCAGTGAAAGCCAAAACACACGGATTCCATCAGCTGTCTTGAATGATGTCATTATGGATGCCATTGCTATCAACCCAACACCGACAGACAAAGGCAAGCGCCTCAAGATTTTCTACGCAACCCAAGTGGCAACCAAGCCACCAACCTTTGTCATCTTTGTCAATGAAGAAGAACTCATGCACTTCTCTTACTTACGTTTCTTGGAAAATCAAATCCGCAAGGCTTTTGTCTTTGAAGGAACACCAATTCACTTGATTGCAAGAAAACGCAAGTAA
- a CDS encoding MarR family transcriptional regulator encodes MTYLEKWFDYNRRQKEMEALLEETIAQQSEQRLTLKEFYLLYYLDLADEKSLRQIDLPDKLHLSPSAVSRMVARLEEKNCGLLSRRCCDQDRRASFICLTDEGQTTLAYLQKAVEERLETSLDFIS; translated from the coding sequence ATGACCTATTTGGAAAAGTGGTTTGACTACAACCGCCGTCAAAAGGAAATGGAAGCCTTGTTGGAAGAAACTATTGCCCAGCAGAGCGAACAAAGGTTGACCTTGAAAGAGTTTTACCTACTCTACTATCTGGACCTAGCCGATGAAAAATCTTTACGACAGATTGACCTGCCCGATAAACTCCATCTCAGTCCGAGCGCTGTTTCTCGAATGGTGGCTCGCCTGGAAGAGAAAAACTGTGGTTTGCTTAGTCGCAGATGTTGCGATCAGGATAGACGGGCTAGCTTTATCTGCCTGACTGACGAGGGACAGACAACCTTAGCTTACCTGCAAAAGGCTGTCGAAGAAAGACTGGAGACGAGTCTTGATTTCATTTCATAA
- a CDS encoding TPM domain-containing protein, whose translation MKKSRLFKHSLLVRLLGLLMVFLFLSAFTAPEKPEYGIYDPDHYLTDETISQIRELNNVNSKKSEKFQMGVYVVKSLDGETIETVANETARAWKIGYSGDNHGVLIVVAVQDRKSRIETSNNVASKITDYQTHRFLTTARPYFKNGDYNKGVLSIVNNLNYMFYSGSSTTASSSKSSYDYTTNSSRLRELERYAGERSSSRRHRKSSSSDGVIGFGILIYFIVMIIGFISGGRGGGSHGDDSGGGWWGSDSSDSGSSWSDSGSDSSGGWDGGGFDGGGSSDDW comes from the coding sequence ATGAAAAAAAGCAGATTATTTAAACATAGTTTGTTGGTTCGCTTGCTTGGGTTGCTGATGGTCTTTCTCTTCTTGTCAGCATTCACAGCACCTGAAAAACCTGAGTACGGGATCTATGACCCGGATCATTATTTAACGGATGAGACTATAAGTCAGATTCGGGAATTGAATAATGTCAATAGTAAAAAATCAGAAAAATTCCAGATGGGTGTTTACGTTGTGAAAAGCTTAGATGGAGAAACAATCGAGACTGTAGCCAATGAAACAGCTAGAGCTTGGAAGATTGGCTACTCGGGAGACAATCACGGTGTCTTGATTGTGGTAGCAGTCCAAGATAGAAAATCACGGATTGAAACCAGTAATAATGTGGCCAGTAAGATCACTGACTATCAGACTCACAGGTTCTTGACAACAGCACGTCCTTACTTTAAAAATGGTGATTATAACAAGGGTGTTCTCTCAATAGTCAATAATCTCAACTACATGTTCTATAGTGGATCGAGTACGACTGCTTCAAGTTCTAAAAGTAGTTACGACTATACTACCAACTCTAGTCGCTTAAGGGAACTGGAAAGGTATGCTGGTGAGAGGAGTTCTTCACGACGTCATCGAAAAAGCAGTTCGAGTGACGGAGTTATCGGATTTGGAATTCTCATTTACTTCATCGTGATGATTATCGGATTTATATCTGGAGGTCGTGGTGGTGGTTCACATGGCGATGATTCTGGCGGTGGCTGGTGGGGTAGTGACTCATCAGATTCAGGATCTTCTTGGTCTGACTCAGGCTCCGACTCATCTGGAGGCTGGGACGGCGGTGGCTTTGATGGCGGTGGTTCGTCTGATGACTGGTGA
- the trxA gene encoding thioredoxin — translation MAKAITDATFEQETKDGLVLVDFWATWCGPCRMQGPILDKLSEELSEDVLKIVKMDVDENPNTARAFGIMSIPTLLFKKDGQVVKQVAGVHTAEQIKAIVAELS, via the coding sequence ATGGCAAAAGCAATTACAGATGCAACATTCGAACAAGAAACAAAAGACGGTTTGGTCTTGGTAGACTTCTGGGCAACTTGGTGTGGTCCATGTCGTATGCAAGGTCCAATCTTGGATAAATTGTCTGAAGAACTTTCAGAAGATGTCTTGAAAATTGTTAAAATGGATGTTGATGAAAATCCAAACACAGCTCGTGCCTTTGGAATCATGTCTATCCCAACCCTTCTCTTCAAAAAAGACGGCCAAGTGGTGAAACAAGTTGCAGGTGTTCATACTGCAGAACAAATCAAGGCCATCGTTGCTGAATTGAGCTAA
- a CDS encoding GntR family transcriptional regulator, whose product MSWSFDNTKPIYLQIMEKIKLQIVSHELEPNQQLPTVRDLASEAGVNPNTIQRALSDLEREGFVYSKRTTGRFVTEDLDLILQSRKQLSEEQLQQFVSCMLQFGYKKEELPNVLSDYIKGV is encoded by the coding sequence ATGTCCTGGTCATTTGATAATACAAAACCGATTTATTTACAGATTATGGAAAAAATCAAACTACAGATTGTTTCCCATGAGCTGGAACCCAACCAACAGCTCCCTACCGTGAGAGATTTGGCGAGCGAGGCTGGGGTCAATCCTAATACCATTCAGCGCGCCTTGTCTGACCTCGAACGTGAAGGATTTGTATACAGCAAGCGGACAACTGGTCGATTTGTCACCGAGGATTTGGACCTCATCCTTCAGTCCCGCAAACAACTTTCCGAGGAGCAGCTACAACAATTCGTCTCTTGCATGCTTCAATTTGGCTACAAAAAAGAAGAACTGCCAAATGTATTAAGCGACTATATTAAAGGAGTTTAA
- a CDS encoding helix-turn-helix domain containing protein, with the protein MTYTHLTTNELVMIEAYYQENIKVSDIVTSLGRSKQTIYNVINYLKEGHSAYDYYNRYKINKKRCGRNKTSLTQSEKDFIQTLLEQNWSLDVIKGTYSIF; encoded by the coding sequence ATGACCTATACTCATCTTACCACAAACGAGCTTGTAATGATAGAGGCTTACTATCAAGAAAACATAAAAGTTTCAGATATTGTGACTTCACTTGGCAGATCAAAACAGACAATCTACAATGTCATCAACTATCTGAAAGAGGGGCACTCTGCTTATGATTACTATAACCGATATAAAATCAATAAGAAACGCTGTGGCAGGAATAAAACCAGTCTTACGCAATCAGAAAAAGATTTTATCCAAACTCTTTTAGAACAAAATTGGAGTCTTGATGTTATTAAAGGAACTTATTCAATTTTTTAA
- the nrdR gene encoding transcriptional regulator NrdR, with product MRCPKCGATKSSVVDSRQAEEGNTIRRRRECDECQHRFTTYERVEERTLVVVKKDGTREQFSRDKIFNGIIRSAQKRPVSSDEIGMVVNRIEQKLRSRSENEIQSEYIGSLVMEELAELDEITYVRFASVYRSFKDVSELESLLQQITQSSKKKKEK from the coding sequence ATGCGTTGTCCAAAATGTGGGGCTACCAAGTCTAGTGTTGTTGATAGTCGACAAGCCGAAGAAGGAAATACCATCCGCCGAAGACGCGAGTGCGACGAGTGTCAGCATCGTTTTACAACCTATGAACGAGTAGAAGAAAGAACGCTGGTTGTCGTCAAAAAAGACGGTACGCGAGAGCAGTTTTCGAGAGATAAAATCTTTAATGGGATTATCCGCTCAGCCCAGAAACGTCCTGTTTCAAGTGATGAAATCGGCATGGTGGTCAATCGCATCGAGCAAAAACTCCGTAGTCGCAGTGAGAATGAGATCCAAAGTGAATATATTGGTTCTTTAGTCATGGAAGAATTGGCGGAGCTGGATGAGATTACCTATGTTCGTTTTGCCAGTGTTTATCGTAGCTTTAAGGATGTGAGTGAGTTGGAGAGTCTGCTCCAGCAAATCACCCAGTCCTCTAAAAAGAAAAAGGAAAAATAG
- a CDS encoding NADPH-dependent oxidoreductase has product MTETIKLMKAHTSVRRFKEQEIPQVDLDEILTAGQMASSWKNFQSYSVILVRSQEKKDALYELVPQEAIRQSAAFLLFVGDLNRAEKGAILHTDIFQPQGVEGLLITSVDAALAGQNTLLAAESLGYGGVIIGLVRYKSEEVAVLFNLPDYTYPVFGIALGVPDQQHDVKPRLPLNQVVFEEEYQKQPVKAILDYDQVQADYAGARATTSWSQRLAEQFGQAEPSSTRKNLEQKKLL; this is encoded by the coding sequence ATGACAGAAACCATTAAACTGATGAAAGCTCACACTTCAGTTCGTCGCTTTAAGGAGCAAGAGATTCCTCAAGTAGACTTGGACGAGATTTTGACTGCTGGACAAATGGCGTCATCTTGGAAAAATTTCCAATCCTACTCTGTGATTCTTGTGCGCAGTCAAGAGAAGAAAGATGCTCTTTATGAATTAGTTCCCCAGGAAGCCATTCGCCAGTCAGCAGCCTTTTTGCTTTTTGTCGGTGACTTGAATCGAGCGGAAAAGGGAGCAATCCTTCATACGGATATTTTCCAACCTCAAGGAGTGGAAGGTCTCCTTATCACGTCTGTGGACGCGGCTCTTGCGGGGCAAAATACCTTGCTTGCAGCGGAGAGTCTGGGATATGGTGGTGTGATTATCGGTTTGGTCCGTTACAAGTCAGAAGAAGTGGCAGTGCTCTTTAACCTGCCTGACTATACCTACCCTGTTTTTGGGATTGCCCTTGGCGTGCCAGATCAACAACACGATGTCAAACCAAGACTGCCTTTGAACCAAGTGGTATTTGAAGAAGAATACCAAAAACAGCCAGTTAAAGCGATTTTGGACTATGACCAAGTACAGGCAGACTATGCTGGTGCGCGTGCGACAACCTCTTGGAGTCAACGTTTGGCAGAGCAGTTTGGTCAAGCCGAACCTAGTTCAACTCGGAAGAATCTAGAACAGAAAAAGTTATTGTAG
- the dnaI gene encoding primosomal protein DnaI translates to MESVGDVIKRQTSRFQYQDLVQQIMKDPDVAAFIQKESLSPEELNRSVSKFNQYITERDKFLRGDADYIARGYKPILVMNHGYADVSYEETPELIAAEKEAAIKNRLKLINLPASLKKAKLAQIDLDDLGRLPIFERLYSFVDLYPSIRKGLYLYGDFGVGKSFMMAALAHDLSEKRGASTTILHYPSFVIDVKNAIGEGSVKTLVDDIKLAEVLVLDDIGAEQSTPWVRDEILQVILQYRMQEDLPTFFTSNFNFQDLEKHFAKGKNGNDETWEARRVMERIRYLAEETRLEGENRR, encoded by the coding sequence ATGGAAAGTGTTGGTGATGTAATCAAACGTCAGACAAGTCGTTTTCAGTATCAGGACTTGGTCCAGCAGATCATGAAGGACCCCGATGTAGCGGCTTTTATCCAGAAAGAATCCCTCAGCCCAGAGGAGTTGAATCGTAGCGTCTCCAAGTTCAACCAATATATCACAGAACGGGATAAGTTTCTTCGTGGGGATGCGGACTATATAGCGCGTGGCTACAAGCCTATCTTGGTTATGAATCACGGATATGCGGATGTGTCTTATGAAGAAACACCAGAACTAATCGCGGCTGAAAAAGAGGCGGCAATCAAGAATCGTCTCAAGTTGATCAATCTACCAGCAAGCCTTAAGAAAGCGAAGTTGGCTCAGATTGACCTGGATGATCTAGGACGTTTACCGATTTTTGAGAGACTCTATTCCTTTGTTGACCTTTACCCTAGTATCCGAAAAGGCCTCTATCTTTACGGAGATTTTGGTGTTGGTAAGAGTTTTATGATGGCAGCCTTAGCTCATGACCTATCTGAAAAACGTGGGGCATCAACGACCATTCTCCATTATCCAAGTTTTGTCATTGATGTGAAAAATGCCATCGGTGAAGGATCTGTGAAGACCTTGGTGGATGACATCAAGTTAGCAGAGGTCCTGGTCTTGGATGATATTGGTGCAGAGCAGTCGACACCTTGGGTACGTGATGAGATTCTCCAAGTCATTCTTCAGTACCGCATGCAGGAAGATTTGCCAACCTTCTTTACTTCCAACTTTAATTTCCAAGATTTGGAAAAACATTTTGCCAAAGGAAAGAATGGAAATGACGAGACTTGGGAAGCTAGACGGGTCATGGAACGAATCCGTTATTTGGCTGAGGAGACAAGACTAGAAGGAGAAAACCGCCGATGA
- a CDS encoding ABC transporter ATP-binding protein has translation MTLLALENVTKSYGATAALDNISLEISAGKIVGLLGPNGSGKTTLIKLINGLLQPDKGRVLINGLDPSPATKAIVSYLPDTTYLNEEMKVKDALTYFKTFYQDFNLERAQHLLADLGIDENSRLKKLSKGNKEKVQLILVMSREARLYVLDEPIGGVDPAARDYILNTIINNYSPTSTVLISTHLISDIEPILDEIIFLKDGKVVRQGNVDDIRYESGESIDQLFRQEFKA, from the coding sequence ATGACACTACTAGCACTTGAAAATGTAACAAAATCATATGGAGCAACTGCGGCACTTGACAATATCTCTCTTGAGATTTCGGCTGGAAAAATTGTTGGTCTCCTCGGCCCAAATGGATCTGGAAAAACGACCTTAATCAAACTGATCAATGGCCTTCTTCAGCCTGATAAAGGACGTGTTCTCATTAACGGATTGGATCCAAGTCCTGCTACAAAGGCGATTGTCTCTTACCTTCCTGACACAACTTATCTCAATGAAGAGATGAAGGTCAAGGATGCTCTAACCTATTTTAAAACCTTCTATCAGGATTTCAATCTCGAAAGAGCCCAACACTTGCTAGCTGATCTTGGTATTGATGAGAATAGTCGCCTCAAGAAACTATCAAAAGGGAATAAGGAAAAGGTACAACTGATTTTGGTCATGAGCCGCGAAGCTCGTCTTTATGTCCTCGATGAACCAATCGGAGGCGTGGATCCAGCTGCCCGTGATTATATCCTCAATACCATCATCAACAACTATTCCCCAACCTCTACGGTACTGATTTCAACCCACTTGATTTCAGATATTGAACCAATCTTGGATGAGATCATCTTCCTCAAAGACGGAAAAGTCGTCCGCCAAGGAAATGTTGATGATATTCGTTACGAGTCAGGTGAATCAATTGACCAGCTCTTCCGCCAGGAATTTAAAGCCTAA
- a CDS encoding DnaD domain protein produces the protein MKPNDRFSFIKNNRVSQDTSSLVQCYLPIIGQEALSLYLYTITFWDGGQKEHLFSHILNHLNFGMPTLLQSFKVLSALDLLTLYQKGETYELQLHSPLSSQEFLSHSVYSRLLEKKIGDTAVSAMKQAPNEGEALSVSLSQVFPTLTEEVTPSESKSKLKNDFDLEHFQRLMARDGLRFEDEQADVLELFAIADEKKWTWFETYQLAKATAVAQVISVKRMREKISQKQVSSDFSPKEMTIIREAKNKTPLHFLAEIKQTRKGNITQSERELLHQMASLGLLDEVINIVLLLTFNKVDSANVNEKYAMKVANDYAYQKIRTAEEAVLRIRERQQKGQEDQKSKTSSTKSNVPKWSNPEYKNQTSEETRLELERKKQEMLARLEGGGD, from the coding sequence ATGAAGCCAAATGACCGTTTTTCTTTTATAAAGAATAATCGGGTGTCGCAAGATACCTCTTCTCTGGTGCAGTGCTACCTCCCGATTATCGGTCAGGAGGCACTGAGCCTCTATCTATATACCATTACCTTTTGGGATGGTGGGCAAAAGGAGCATCTCTTTTCCCACATCCTCAATCACTTAAACTTCGGCATGCCGACCTTGCTCCAATCCTTTAAAGTCTTATCTGCCTTGGATTTGTTGACCCTTTATCAGAAGGGGGAAACTTATGAATTGCAGCTTCATTCTCCCCTCTCCAGTCAAGAATTTCTAAGCCATTCTGTCTATAGCAGATTATTAGAGAAAAAGATTGGGGATACAGCTGTTTCTGCTATGAAGCAGGCTCCAAATGAGGGAGAAGCACTCTCTGTTTCTTTGAGCCAAGTCTTTCCAACCCTGACCGAAGAAGTGACCCCAAGCGAGTCTAAAAGCAAGTTAAAAAATGATTTTGACTTGGAACATTTCCAGCGGCTGATGGCTCGAGATGGCTTGCGTTTTGAAGACGAGCAGGCGGATGTTTTGGAATTATTCGCCATCGCAGATGAAAAAAAATGGACCTGGTTTGAAACCTATCAATTAGCTAAGGCGACAGCGGTGGCTCAGGTTATTTCAGTCAAACGCATGCGTGAAAAGATATCGCAAAAGCAGGTTTCTTCTGACTTTAGCCCCAAAGAAATGACCATTATCAGGGAAGCCAAAAATAAAACTCCCCTGCATTTTTTAGCTGAAATCAAGCAAACGCGTAAGGGGAACATCACCCAAAGTGAAAGAGAACTCCTTCATCAGATGGCGTCTTTAGGCTTGTTGGATGAAGTCATCAATATCGTCTTGCTTCTAACCTTTAACAAGGTTGATTCGGCCAATGTCAATGAGAAATATGCCATGAAGGTCGCCAATGACTATGCTTATCAAAAAATTCGGACAGCAGAAGAGGCTGTGCTTCGGATTCGAGAGCGTCAGCAAAAAGGCCAGGAAGACCAGAAATCGAAAACTAGCTCGACTAAGAGCAATGTTCCCAAGTGGAGTAATCCCGAATACAAGAATCAAACCAGTGAGGAAACTCGTCTGGAATTAGAACGCAAAAAACAAGAAATGTTAGCCCGATTAGAAGGAGGAGGAGACTAG
- a CDS encoding CidA/LrgA family protein, whose amino-acid sequence MKLYVQLMILFVISLIGEGISSFFHLPIPGSIIGLIILFLALQFKWLRIRHVNMVGNFLLANMTILFLPPAVGIMEKFDVIAPYLLPIVLIVFFAAVINIVLIALVVQFIKRRFEGDYEKGDAK is encoded by the coding sequence ATGAAATTATATGTTCAATTAATGATTCTCTTTGTGATTTCTCTAATCGGTGAGGGAATCTCCAGTTTCTTTCATCTGCCCATCCCAGGCAGTATTATCGGTTTGATTATTCTCTTTCTAGCCTTACAGTTCAAGTGGCTAAGGATCAGGCATGTCAATATGGTTGGGAATTTTCTGCTGGCCAATATGACCATTCTCTTTTTGCCGCCAGCAGTGGGAATCATGGAGAAGTTTGATGTGATTGCTCCTTATCTTTTGCCTATCGTCTTGATTGTCTTTTTTGCAGCTGTCATTAACATTGTCCTCATAGCTCTAGTGGTTCAGTTTATCAAGAGACGATTTGAGGGAGATTATGAGAAAGGAGATGCCAAATGA
- a CDS encoding LrgB family protein, whose amino-acid sequence MSEFVSNPLFGIALSILAYLVGMLIYRRFPHPLTTPLLLSAIFIIIFLKATGISYQDYYQGGVYLNNLIVPSTVALGIPLYKSFHLMKHHARSILFGSLLAVVVNTCFTAIVAKIFGMDFFLAISLFPKSVTTAMAVGITEKLQGLTTVTLVVVVATGILTSVIGPTLLKWLKIDDPVAVGLSLGGTGHAVGTGTAFRYGSVAGAMGGLAIGVTGILYVFVSPIVASLILS is encoded by the coding sequence ATGAGCGAATTTGTTTCCAATCCTCTATTTGGGATTGCATTATCTATCCTAGCCTATCTAGTAGGAATGCTGATTTACAGACGTTTTCCCCATCCATTGACAACGCCCCTGCTTTTGTCAGCCATTTTTATCATTATTTTCCTTAAGGCGACGGGTATTTCTTATCAAGATTATTACCAAGGTGGGGTTTATCTGAACAACTTGATTGTCCCATCGACCGTGGCTTTAGGGATTCCGCTTTATAAGAGTTTTCACCTGATGAAGCATCATGCTCGGAGTATTCTCTTTGGTAGTCTGTTAGCAGTAGTTGTCAATACTTGTTTCACTGCCATAGTAGCGAAAATATTTGGCATGGACTTTTTCCTAGCCATTTCTCTCTTTCCCAAGTCAGTGACAACCGCCATGGCAGTGGGAATCACAGAAAAATTGCAAGGATTAACAACTGTAACCTTGGTCGTCGTAGTGGCAACTGGGATTCTAACTAGTGTAATCGGACCAACCCTTTTGAAATGGTTGAAGATCGATGACCCAGTGGCTGTGGGACTTTCTCTTGGAGGAACAGGTCATGCTGTCGGAACGGGAACCGCCTTTCGATACGGATCGGTAGCAGGAGCCATGGGTGGCTTGGCTATCGGTGTCACTGGTATTCTCTACGTCTTTGTCAGCCCCATCGTAGCCAGTTTGATATTGAGTTAA
- a CDS encoding DUF4649 family protein, which translates to MIEITYLDASKQERTMTFESYQDFERSQHACLIGVADYYPVQKLTYNGHDLDYHGTYGDVFFYLMKQDLSQYN; encoded by the coding sequence ATGATCGAAATTACTTATCTAGACGCCAGCAAGCAAGAGAGGACCATGACTTTCGAGTCTTACCAAGACTTTGAACGTTCTCAACATGCCTGCCTCATCGGCGTCGCAGACTACTACCCTGTCCAAAAATTAACTTACAACGGTCATGACTTGGACTACCATGGGACTTATGGAGATGTCTTCTTCTATCTCATGAAACAAGATTTAAGCCAATATAACTAA
- a CDS encoding helix-turn-helix domain-containing protein, whose protein sequence is MISETIALLRKKSGYSQEKLAEKVGVSRQTLSKWELGDSLPDIISSSRLAEIFDISLDELVNGDVSPFATKAKEGKYIFGTVTVGEKGQIVIPARARKIFNIQKDDNLMVLGDVNQGLALLKSDFFIQAFEEMGLMK, encoded by the coding sequence ATGATTAGTGAAACGATTGCTCTGCTAAGGAAAAAGTCAGGTTATTCTCAGGAAAAATTAGCTGAAAAAGTAGGCGTATCTCGTCAGACTCTCAGTAAGTGGGAATTGGGCGACAGTTTACCGGATATTATTTCTTCAAGTCGTTTGGCAGAAATTTTTGATATCAGCTTAGATGAGTTGGTTAATGGGGATGTCTCTCCTTTTGCTACTAAAGCCAAAGAAGGGAAGTATATTTTTGGAACGGTAACTGTTGGTGAAAAGGGACAAATCGTCATTCCTGCACGAGCGAGAAAAATTTTTAACATCCAAAAAGACGACAACCTTATGGTTTTAGGTGATGTCAATCAAGGCTTGGCCTTGTTGAAGAGCGATTTTTTTATTCAAGCTTTTGAAGAAATGGGGTTAATGAAATGA
- a CDS encoding LemA family protein — protein MKQNKVILSIVAIFFGLLVLGSCSAVTTYNGLVGEQTKVEQAQADVSTALQRRSDLIGNLVESVKGQMNHETEVFTKIADARAKIGSSSVTSEENQKAQGELSSALSRLISLTENYPELKSNQNVEQLMVELSGSENRIFVARKDYNKVAAEYNQKLRSFPTVLFANMMNFKEAETFKETEEAKTVPKVDFGTSSSSQ, from the coding sequence ATGAAACAAAATAAAGTAATTCTCTCAATAGTGGCGATCTTTTTTGGACTACTAGTTCTGGGAAGTTGTTCCGCAGTGACGACCTATAATGGTCTGGTTGGTGAACAGACTAAAGTGGAGCAGGCTCAGGCCGATGTCTCGACAGCCCTCCAACGTCGTTCGGACTTGATTGGTAACTTGGTGGAGTCCGTTAAAGGACAAATGAATCATGAAACCGAAGTCTTTACCAAGATTGCTGATGCTAGAGCTAAAATCGGTAGTAGCTCAGTAACTTCGGAAGAAAACCAAAAGGCTCAGGGAGAATTGAGCTCTGCTCTTTCCCGCTTGATTTCCTTGACGGAGAATTATCCAGAACTCAAGAGCAATCAAAATGTTGAGCAACTAATGGTCGAACTTTCAGGCAGTGAAAATCGTATCTTTGTAGCACGTAAGGATTATAATAAAGTCGCAGCCGAGTACAATCAAAAGTTGAGAAGTTTTCCAACTGTGCTTTTTGCGAATATGATGAACTTTAAAGAAGCTGAAACCTTTAAAGAAACAGAAGAAGCCAAGACAGTTCCTAAGGTCGATTTTGGAACATCTTCATCAAGTCAATAA